The DNA segment GGGCCGTCGAGCTGCAGCAACTCATCGTCCACACGGTCCGCCGGGTCCGCCCGCTGCGCCTCATCGTCGACCTCGCCGACGTCCACGACCTCGACCCGATCAACCTGGGCTCGGTCGCGGCCGCCTGCGATCTCGGCGACGACCATCAGGTAGCCGTTTTCCTGGACAACCCGAACGGGTCACTCGCCCG comes from the Actinoplanes sp. OR16 genome and includes:
- a CDS encoding STAS domain-containing protein, which codes for MRSSVLEVSTSPDGSVVIHPHGSVGPDRAVELQQLIVHTVRRVRPLRLIVDLADVHDLDPINLGSVAAACDLGDDHQVAVFLDNPNGSLARRLTAAGVPTQRVRVQ